A single genomic interval of Helianthus annuus cultivar XRQ/B chromosome 13, HanXRQr2.0-SUNRISE, whole genome shotgun sequence harbors:
- the LOC110898243 gene encoding probable inactive leucine-rich repeat receptor-like protein kinase At3g03770, with amino-acid sequence MSQILVVVLLAVLFVQIHCSKPHNNATQEQTLLEIQHLLYYPVVLKSWNNATDFCNTVQSTYVTVVCYEDVVTQLHIINTDKSPPLPEDFSVDAFFAALVKLPSLKVLKLVSLGLWGGLPATISQLSSLEILNVSSNHFTGTIQPEITSLTDLQSLVLDDNNFTGWIPARIGFLSRLSVLSLKNNMLSGLLPESLGSLVDLRVLGLSYNNLSGQVPDLRRSRNLQVLELEGNSLGPEFPRVTDRIISITLRDNKFTAGLPEELRSFYQLKRLDIASNRFTGPFPTWILSLPSINYLDIEGNRFTGMLFEDLACNPELEFVDLSANLLTGKLPNCLVSSKARNVVYDGNCLTTNNGNEIKSQKPISFCSNQALAVGIIPRPHRDGKGSKVALVFGLTGGIIGGLVFVGVAFLIFRHVHGKKAVKMQPPVPENAPASSYTSKLLSDARYVTRAMKLATLGVPPYRTFSLEELEEATNGFNTSTFMGEGSHGQMYRGRLRDGSYVAIQCLKMKRNHNTQWFTRHIELISKLRHQHLVSALGHCFEFYLDDSSVSRLFLVFEYAPNGTLRDWISGKNNGRSLSWSQRIAAAIGIVKGIQFLHSGIVPRLFSSNLKITDVLLDQNFNAKISCNNLSLLNSNIEKDGAQGYFNRFKEPNRARVSNPEKVDVYDFGVILLEIILGKPLCTQKEIESVKEQFQARITSDDAAIKEMVDPAVRDACSDQSLTTIAEICCRCLVNDPLERPSVEDMLWNMQFAAQVQDALHSSEGSPVSHSQRAIIQQ; translated from the exons ATGTCACAAATATTAGTTGTTGTACTCTTGGCTGTTCTGTTTGTACAAATTCATTGTTCCAAACCACATAATAATGCCACTCAAGAACAAACCCTTTTGGAAATTCAACATCTTTTGTATTATCCTGTTGTGCTTAAAAGTTGGAACAATGCCACTGATTTCTGCAACACAGTTCAAAGTACATATGTAACAGTTGTATGTTATGAAGATGTAGTTACACAACTTCACATAATCAACACCGATAAATCGCCTCCCTTGCCTGAAGATTTCTCGGTAGACGCTTTTTTCGCGGCACTTGTTAAGCTTCCTAGCTTAAAAGTCCTTAAGTTAGTTTCATTAGGATTATGGGGAGGATTACCCGCTACAATTTCGCAATTATCGTCGTTGGAAATACTTAACGTGTCTTCGAATCACTTCACCGGTACGATCCAGCCCGAAATCACATCGTTAACCGATCTACAATCGCTTGTACTCGACGACAACAACTTTACGGGCTGGATTCCGGCCCGTATTGGTTTCTTATCGCGTTTATCGGTTTTGAGCTTGAAGAACAATATGTTAAGCGGGTTGTTGCCGGAATCTTTAGGGAGTTTGGTTGATCTTCGGGTTCTTGGGCTTTCGTACAACAATTTATCGGGCCAGGTGCCCGATCTACGTAGATCGAGAAACCTTCAAGTTCTTGAACTTGAAGGTAATTCTCTTGGACCCGAGTTCCCTCGGGTCACAGATAGAATTATCTCGATTACACTAAGGGATAACAAGTTCACCGCGGGTCTACCCGAAGAACTACGTTCGTTTTATCAACTCAAAAGGCTAGACATAGCGTCAAACCGATTCACGGGACCCTTTCCGACTTGGATACTATCTTTACCATCAATAAATTATTTAGACATCGAAGGGAATCGGTTTACCGGAATGCTTTTCGAAGATCTTGCTTGTAACCCTGAGCTCGAATTCGTGGACTTGTCGGCTAATCTTTTGACCGGGAAACTACCTAACTGTCTTGTGTCTTCAAAGGCCCGGAATGTGGTTTATGATGGGAACTGTTTGACTACAAACAATGGGAATGAAATCAAAAGTCAAAAGCCGATCTCGTTTTGTAGCAACCAAGCTTTGGCTGTAGGCATCATCCCTAGACCACACAGGGATGGTAAGGGCTCGAAAGTAGCCCTTGTGTTCGGGCTCACCGGTGGGATTATCGGCGGGCTCGTTTTCGTTGGTGTAGCATTCTTGATTTTCCGGCATGTTCATGGTAAAAAGGCGGTGAAAATGCAGCCACCGGTACCAGAAAATGCTCCTGCTTCTTCTTACACTTCAAAGTTGCTTTCAGATGCAA GATACGTTACTCGAGCAATGAAGCTAGCAACACTTGGTGTCCCCCCTTACCGAACGTTCTCGTTGGAGGAACTCGAGGAAGCTACTAACGGCTTCAACACATCTACGTTCATGGGTGAAGGGTCTCACGGTCAG ATGTACAGAGGCCGACTTCGGGACGGATCATACGTAGCCATCCAATGCCTGAAAATGAAACGAAACCACAATACGCAATGGTTTACTCGTCACATAGAGTTGATCTCGAAACTCCGACACCAGCATTTGGTAAGCGCTCTTGGACACTGCTTTGAGTTTTATCTGGATGATTCAAGTGTCAGCAGGCTGTTTCTGGTGTTCGAGTATGCACCGAACGGGACGCTTAGAGACTGGATTTCCG GGAAGAACAATGGAAGAAGTTTGTCATGGAGTCAACGAATAGCAGCGGCGATCGGCATAGTGAAGGGGATTCAGTTTCTTCACTCGGGTATCGTTCCGCGGTTGTTTTCAAGCAACCTGAAGATAACAGATGTCTTGTTGGATCAAAACTTCAATGCAAAGATCAGCTGCAATAATCTGTCATTGTTGAATTCGAACATCGAAAAG GACGGTGCGCAAGGTTATTTCAACAGATTCAAAGAACCTAATCGTGCAAG GGTTAGCAATCCGGAGAAAGTCGACGTGTATGATTTCGGTGTAATACTACTCGAAATCATATTAGGAAAACCGCTATGCACACAAAAGGAAATAGAGTCCGTAAAAGAACAGTTTCAAGCCAGAATTACATCCGACGATGCGGCTATAAAGGAGATGGTTGATCCAGCGGTTCGTGATGCATGTTCCGATCAATCGTTAACAACAATAGCGGAAATCTGCTGCAGGTGTTTGGTAAATGATCCATTAGAGAGACCTTCTGTGGAGGATATGTTGTGGAATATGCAATTTGCTGCACAGGTTCAGGATGCTTTGCACAGTAGTGAAGGATCTCCGGTTTCGCATTCGCAACGCGCGATCATACAGCAGTAG